The Methanomassiliicoccales archaeon genome window below encodes:
- a CDS encoding 4Fe-4S dicluster domain-containing protein, whose amino-acid sequence MSYAIRSRETPEEGLKRLLRSLLESRRVSGVFALIRVEGGKLAYALITEPARIEESAPLHPLMPVNLGQVLNRFTMMGASPEPVAVVIRPCELRAFVETVKRRQSHLGNLVFIGYTCGGVFTLKSSLPGDIDERMPGYWEKVRANDVHPELRTTCQSCVEFVPYTADVTLRVVDGGGGFEALANNERGKRLVAGLGFEETEGVLDQQRIDALLDKRTKRREEVFASEAAKPGLEGLVAQFGKCIGCHACRQACPICYCNLCTFESNLFEKKPSDHERQLAEKGGTRLPPDTMFFHIGRMMHMAVSCVACGSCQDVCPVSIPVAVNFKRVGESLQRAFDYDPGKKLEQPVPVVTFEPEEFVDIEGARKR is encoded by the coding sequence TGATCCGGGTGGAGGGGGGCAAGCTGGCGTACGCGCTTATCACCGAACCCGCGAGGATCGAGGAGAGCGCCCCACTGCACCCGCTCATGCCAGTGAACCTGGGGCAGGTCCTGAACCGCTTCACCATGATGGGGGCCTCGCCGGAGCCGGTCGCGGTCGTGATCCGCCCCTGCGAGCTGCGCGCCTTCGTAGAGACGGTGAAGCGCCGCCAGAGCCACCTCGGCAACCTGGTCTTCATCGGCTACACCTGCGGAGGGGTATTCACGCTTAAGTCCTCGCTGCCAGGCGACATCGACGAGCGCATGCCCGGCTATTGGGAGAAGGTGCGGGCCAACGACGTACACCCCGAACTGCGCACCACCTGCCAATCCTGCGTGGAGTTCGTGCCCTACACCGCCGACGTGACCCTGCGCGTCGTCGACGGCGGAGGAGGATTCGAGGCGCTCGCGAACAACGAACGCGGCAAGCGGCTGGTGGCCGGACTCGGATTCGAGGAGACCGAGGGTGTGTTGGACCAGCAGCGCATCGACGCGCTTCTCGACAAGCGGACGAAACGGCGCGAAGAGGTGTTCGCGTCGGAGGCTGCCAAGCCCGGGCTGGAGGGGCTGGTGGCGCAATTCGGGAAGTGCATCGGCTGCCACGCCTGCCGCCAGGCCTGCCCGATCTGCTACTGCAACCTGTGCACGTTCGAGTCGAACCTGTTCGAGAAGAAGCCATCCGACCACGAGCGCCAGCTGGCCGAGAAGGGTGGCACGAGGCTCCCTCCGGACACCATGTTCTTCCACATCGGGCGCATGATGCACATGGCGGTGAGCTGCGTCGCCTGCGGATCGTGTCAGGACGTGTGCCCGGTAAGCATTCCCGTGGCCGTCAACTTCAAGCGAGTGGGCGAGTCGCTGCAGAGGGCGTTCGACTACGATCCAGGGAAAAAACTTGAGCAGCCGGTGCCGGTTGTCACCTTCGAGCCGGAGGAGTTCGTGGACATCGAGGGGGCAAGGAAGAGATGA
- a CDS encoding hydrogenase iron-sulfur subunit, translating to MSDEEKQVRITAFLCNWCAYAGADLAGVSRLEIPPTVRNIRVMCSGRVNPLFVLRAFLNGADGVLVAGCHPGDCHYQRGNYYSRRRFVMIKDIFGTLGLGEERIKLSWISASEGLKYAETVRELTDALKKEEPNPTRKELFL from the coding sequence ATGAGCGACGAAGAGAAGCAGGTCAGGATCACCGCGTTCCTATGCAATTGGTGCGCGTACGCTGGCGCGGACCTGGCGGGGGTGAGCCGGCTGGAGATTCCGCCAACGGTGCGCAACATCCGCGTCATGTGCTCTGGCCGCGTGAACCCGTTATTCGTACTCAGGGCTTTCCTGAACGGAGCGGACGGCGTGCTGGTCGCCGGTTGCCACCCGGGCGACTGCCATTACCAGAGGGGGAACTACTACTCGAGACGCAGATTCGTCATGATCAAGGACATCTTCGGCACGCTCGGGCTGGGCGAAGAGCGGATCAAACTCTCCTGGATCTCTGCCTCTGAGGGCCTGAAGTATGCCGAGACGGTGCGCGAGTTGACAGATGCGCTGAAGAAGGAGGAGCCGAACCCGACGCGGAAGGAACTGTTCCTCTGA